Proteins encoded by one window of Rutidosis leptorrhynchoides isolate AG116_Rl617_1_P2 chromosome 7, CSIRO_AGI_Rlap_v1, whole genome shotgun sequence:
- the LOC139857889 gene encoding uncharacterized protein produces MRNALVPKKLEVFVWRAVQRRLPSRVELDKRGIDLHTIRCPLCDEDLETIDHILIFCKHAYDLWVRVFAWWGLGNVTNLSISEILRGNSSVGMTSLGRTIWQAVEWVFSYHIWKNRNNKVFRGTNWSISVAFNEVQIKSFEWISNRIKKRKLDWLSWVNDPSVYLKL; encoded by the coding sequence ATGCGTAATGCTTTGGTACCAAAAAAACTTGAAGTGTTCGTGTGGAGGGCGGTGCAAAGGCGCCTTCCATCTCGTGTGGAACTTGATAAGCGAGGTATTGATTTACATACTATTAGATGCCCTCTTTGTGATGAGGATCTCGAGACCATAGATCATATATTAATTTTCTGCAAACATGCTTACGACCTATGGGTTCGAGTATTCGCGTGGTGGGGTCTTGGTAATGTAACAAACTTAAGTATTAGTGAGATTCTTCGTGGTAATAGCTCGGTTGGAATGACAAGTCTAGGAAGAACGATTTGGCAAGCGGTCGAGTGGGTGTTTTCATATCATATTTGGAAGAATAGGAACAATAAAGTGTTTCGAGGTACGAATTGGAGTATTTCGGTGGCTTTCAACGAGGTTCAAATCAAGTCATTCGAGTGGATTTCGAATCGGATCAAGAAAAGAAAGTTAGATTGGCTATCTTGGGTGAATGATCCAAGTGTTTATTTGAAATTGTAA
- the LOC139857888 gene encoding 7-deoxyloganetin glucosyltransferase-like, with the protein MGSEQGNKPHAICIPAPAQGHINPMLKLAKILHSKGFIITFVNTEFNHQRLLRSLGPDALHGLSSFSFESIPDGLPPPENNDVTQDTATTLKSLHETGVGPFKSVIEKVGASKSPVTCVVADFLMGFTLPVAQEFDIPGILFWTAGAASLICYDRYPDLIQKGLMPLKDPSDLVNGYLDTVVDFVPTMSGIRLRDIPPFVRIVHPGDEFMVGFAYREIERAKSASGMIFNTFDELEPDVLKTLSLTFPLCYGIGPLNLLENNTVDKRLSSIKSNLWIEEPECLKWLNAKVPSSVIYVNFGSVTVMTHQQLVEFCWGLAKSKKSFLWIIRPDLVIGNSAVLPTGFLNETKERGLLASWCPQEQVLSHPSIGGFLTHSGWNSTIESISSGVPMICWPFFADQQPNCWWSCNKWGVAMEIDNNVKNDDVAKLVIELMDGEKGNELRKNSIDWKNKAHSACSLLSGSSMVNLEKLIHLLQTSSI; encoded by the exons ATGGGTTCAGAGCAAGGAAATAAGCCACATGCAATATGCATACCAGCACCAGCACAAGGTCACATAAACCCAATGCTAAAACTAGCTAAAATCCTACATTCCAAAGGCTTCATCATCACATTCGTTAACACCGAATTCAACCATCAACGCCTCCTTAGATCTCTAGGCCCTGACGCCTTACACGGTCTCTCGTCCTTCAGCTTTGAATCAATCCCTGACGGCCTCCCACCGCCTGAAAACAATGATGTCACCCAAGATACGGCAACCACACTCAAGTCCCTTCATGAAACTGGCGTGGGCCCGTTTAAGAGCGTTATTGAGAAAGTCGGTGCTTCTAAATCACCCGTGACTTGCGTTGTAGCCGACTTTCTTATGGGTTTTACACTCCCAGTTGCCCAAGAATTCGATATTCCCGGGATTCTGTTCTGGACCGCAGGTGCTGCTTCTTTGATATGTTACGATCGGTATCCTGATCTTATACAAAAGGGCTTAATGCCCCTCAAAG ATCCGAGCGATCTAGTAAACGGTTATCTTGATACAGTTGTAGACTTCGTACCCACCATGAGTGGTATACGTCTAAGAGATATTCCTCCTTTTGTAAGAATCGTTCACCCTGGCGACGAGTTTATGGTTGGATTTGCATACAGGGAAATAGAGAGAGCTAAATCAGCTTCCGGCATGATTTTCAATACGTTCGATGAACTGGAACCTGATGTTTTGAAAACGCTCTCTTTAACGTTTCCTTTATGCTATGGAATAGGCCCTTTAAATCTACTAGAGAACAATACTGTCGATAAGCGTCTATCGTCCATCAAATCAAATCTATGGATAGAAGAGCCCGAATGCTTGAAATGGTTAAACGCCAAAGTGCCATCGTCAGTTATTTATGTGAATTTTGGTAGCGTCACGGTGATGACACATCAGCAACTAGTAGAGTTTTGTTGGGGACTCGCAAAGAGCAAAAAATCATTTTTGTGGATAATTCGGCCCGATTTGGTTATTGGGAACTCTGCTGTGCTTCCAACCGGTTTTTTGAATGAGACCAAAGAAAGAGGGTTGTTGGCTAGCTGGTGTCCGCAAGAACAAGTTTTAAGTCATCCGTCAATAGGTGGTTTTTTAACACATAGTGGATGGAATTCAACGATTGAGAGTATTTCTAGTGGAGTACCAATGATTTGTTGGCCGTTTTTTGCTGATCAACAACCGAATTGTTGGTGGAGTTGCAATAAGTGGGGGGTGGCTATGGAGATAGACAACAATGTGAAGAACGACGATGTTGCAAAATTAGTGATTGAGTTGATGGACGGAGAAAAAGGGAACGAGTTGAGGAAGAATTCTATTGATTGGAAGAACAAGGCGCATAGCGCGTGTTCTTTGCTTTCGGGTTCATCTATGGTTAATTTGGAGAAACTGATTCATTTGCTACAAACATCTTCAATATAA